From Candoia aspera isolate rCanAsp1 chromosome 4, rCanAsp1.hap2, whole genome shotgun sequence, a single genomic window includes:
- the EMC9 gene encoding ER membrane protein complex subunit 9 isoform X1: MGEVEISPRAYVKMCLHAARYPHVAVNGLLLAQRCRPTAGQPGCLYITDCVPLFHSNLSLTVMLEVALNQVDSWSLESNLLLAGYYQANSGMDDKSPSTLAQKTAGRIAELYDEAVLIMLDNCKFTINPRLPPITVLEQKDRQWVPKDKNLIMWTDWESSRHTCKSLLEAKVYSRLVDFDSHLDDIRQDWTNQQLNMEIAQLVSVANGSA; the protein is encoded by the exons ATGGGCGAAGTGGAGATCTCGCCCCGGGCATACGTCAAGATGTGCCTGCACGCGGCCCGCTACCCCCACGTGGCGGTGAACGGACTCCTCCTGGCCCAGAGGTGCCGGCCGACAGCTGGTCAACCAGGATGCCTCTACATCACGGACTGTGTCCCCCTTTTCCACAGCAACCTGTCGCTCACCGTGATGCTGGAGGTGGCCCTGAACCAG GTGGACAGTTGGAGCTTAGAGTCCAATTTGCTCCTTGCTGGCTATTACCAGGCCAACTCTGGGATGGATGACAAAAG CCCTTCCACCCTGGCACAAAAGACAGCTGGGCGCATTGCTGAACTCTATGACGAGGCGGTGCTGATCATG TTGGATAACTGCAAGTTCACAATAAATCCACGGCTCCCTCCAATAACTGTCTTGGAGCAGAAAGATCGCCAGTGGGTTCCTAAAGACAAGAACCT GATCATGTGGACCGACTGGGAATCCTCTCGGCATACTTGCAAGTCTCTCCTGGAGGCCAAAGTTTATTCCCGATTGGTTGACTTTGATAGCCACCTGGATGACATCAGACAAGACTGGACCAATCAACAACTGAATATGGAAATCGCCCAGCTGGTGTCAGTAGCCAATGGCAGCGCGTGA
- the EMC9 gene encoding ER membrane protein complex subunit 9 isoform X2: protein MASLLAERGAKQHHAKASLLGRMGEVEISPRAYVKMCLHAARYPHVAVNGLLLAQRCRPTAGQPGCLYITDCVPLFHSNLSLTVMLEVALNQVDSWSLESNLLLAGYYQANSGMDDKSPSTLAQKTAGRIAELYDEAVLIMLDNCKFTINPRLPPITVLEQKDRQWVPKDKNLIMWTDWESSRHTCKSLLEAKVYSRLVDFDSHLDDIRQDWTNQQLNMEIAQLVSVANGSA, encoded by the exons ATGGCCTCGCTTCTGGCCGAACGTGGGGCGAAGCAGCATCACGCCAAGGCTTCTTTGCTCGGCAGGATGGGCGAAGTGGAGATCTCGCCCCGGGCATACGTCAAGATGTGCCTGCACGCGGCCCGCTACCCCCACGTGGCGGTGAACGGACTCCTCCTGGCCCAGAGGTGCCGGCCGACAGCTGGTCAACCAGGATGCCTCTACATCACGGACTGTGTCCCCCTTTTCCACAGCAACCTGTCGCTCACCGTGATGCTGGAGGTGGCCCTGAACCAG GTGGACAGTTGGAGCTTAGAGTCCAATTTGCTCCTTGCTGGCTATTACCAGGCCAACTCTGGGATGGATGACAAAAG CCCTTCCACCCTGGCACAAAAGACAGCTGGGCGCATTGCTGAACTCTATGACGAGGCGGTGCTGATCATG TTGGATAACTGCAAGTTCACAATAAATCCACGGCTCCCTCCAATAACTGTCTTGGAGCAGAAAGATCGCCAGTGGGTTCCTAAAGACAAGAACCT GATCATGTGGACCGACTGGGAATCCTCTCGGCATACTTGCAAGTCTCTCCTGGAGGCCAAAGTTTATTCCCGATTGGTTGACTTTGATAGCCACCTGGATGACATCAGACAAGACTGGACCAATCAACAACTGAATATGGAAATCGCCCAGCTGGTGTCAGTAGCCAATGGCAGCGCGTGA
- the PSME2 gene encoding proteasome activator complex subunit 2 isoform X2, protein MAKACTAQVAKETREQMAFFRESLLKEAEEFLFTFVPAKICQLDQFLKANSLNIQDLTTLKAPLDIPIPDPPPKDDEMDTEKEEKEAPKCGYLKGNEVLISLLDRVKPEVREFKEKCILVTTWIQFMIPKIEDGNDFGVAVQEKVLERITALKTKAEAFQTTIAKYFLDRGDAVAKASKEMHVMDYRCLVHERDEAVYREMQTMVLDIRGFYAELYHILSKNLEKLTNPKGEEKASMY, encoded by the exons ATGGCCTTCTTTAGAGAATCCCTTCTGAAAGAG GCTGAAGAATTCCTTTTCACATTTGTACCTGCCAAAATATGTCAGTTGGATCAGTTTCTTAAGGCAA ACTCACTGAATATTCAAGATTTGACAACTCTTAAAGCTCCTTTGGATATCCCTATTCCAGACCCCCCACCCAAAGACGATGAG ATGGAtacagaaaaagaggagaaagaag CTCCAAAATGTGGTTATCTCAAGGGGAATGAGGTTCTCATTTCACTTCTGGATCGTGTTAAACCTGAAGTTCGGGAGTTTAAAgagaaatgcattttg GTCACCACCTGGATTCAGTTCATGATTCCCAAAATTGAGGATGGCAATGATTTCGGGGTAGCAGTTCAG GAGAAGGTGCTTGAACGTATTACGGCTCTGAAGACCAAAGCTGAAGCTTTCCAAACAACAATTGCTAA ATATTTTTTGGATAGGGGAGATGCCGTTGCCAAGGCCTCCAAAGAAATGCACGTG ATGGATTACCGGTGTTTGGTTCACGAACGTGACGAGGCCGTCTACCGAGAAATGCAGACCATGGTGCTTGATATCCGTGGATTTTAT GCTGAGCTGTACCACATCTTAAGCAAAAATCTGGAGAAATTGACTAATCCCAAGGGTGAAGAGAAGGCATCCATGTACTAA
- the PSME2 gene encoding proteasome activator complex subunit 2 isoform X1, producing the protein MAKACTAQVAKETREQMAFFRESLLKEAEEFLFTFVPAKICQLDQFLKEDSLNIQDLTTLKAPLDIPIPDPPPKDDEMDTEKEEKEAPKCGYLKGNEVLISLLDRVKPEVREFKEKCILVTTWIQFMIPKIEDGNDFGVAVQEKVLERITALKTKAEAFQTTIAKYFLDRGDAVAKASKEMHVMDYRCLVHERDEAVYREMQTMVLDIRGFYAELYHILSKNLEKLTNPKGEEKASMY; encoded by the exons ATGGCCTTCTTTAGAGAATCCCTTCTGAAAGAG GCTGAAGAATTCCTTTTCACATTTGTACCTGCCAAAATATGTCAGTTGGATCAGTTTCTTAAG GAAGACTCACTGAATATTCAAGATTTGACAACTCTTAAAGCTCCTTTGGATATCCCTATTCCAGACCCCCCACCCAAAGACGATGAG ATGGAtacagaaaaagaggagaaagaag CTCCAAAATGTGGTTATCTCAAGGGGAATGAGGTTCTCATTTCACTTCTGGATCGTGTTAAACCTGAAGTTCGGGAGTTTAAAgagaaatgcattttg GTCACCACCTGGATTCAGTTCATGATTCCCAAAATTGAGGATGGCAATGATTTCGGGGTAGCAGTTCAG GAGAAGGTGCTTGAACGTATTACGGCTCTGAAGACCAAAGCTGAAGCTTTCCAAACAACAATTGCTAA ATATTTTTTGGATAGGGGAGATGCCGTTGCCAAGGCCTCCAAAGAAATGCACGTG ATGGATTACCGGTGTTTGGTTCACGAACGTGACGAGGCCGTCTACCGAGAAATGCAGACCATGGTGCTTGATATCCGTGGATTTTAT GCTGAGCTGTACCACATCTTAAGCAAAAATCTGGAGAAATTGACTAATCCCAAGGGTGAAGAGAAGGCATCCATGTACTAA